The Patescibacteria group bacterium DNA window CAACTTTTTGCGGTAAGCAATTGCGAGGTGAAGGGGCCACGGACTGGATCACTTTGGTACTCACCAATGAGTGAACGCAGCGCAGGAGGTTTACCAGTTGCGTCGAGATAGGTTTTGGCCTGTTCATTTTTTGCCGCGAATTGTAAGAAGTCCCAAGCGACCTCTTGGTTGGGTGAGCTCTTCGCAACCACTTCCGTCCAATAGTTTGCAATGTTCACTGTATTATTGGCGCGGTCTGCTTGCGGTAATTGGGTGACGCCCCAGTGAAGTTGCGGCGCACGGGCGCGAATGGTTGGAATTTGATAACTGTAGCCGAAGAAAAAAGCGCTACGACCAGTGATGAATGCTTCTAAGGCGTCAGGCATTTCATCATTCCAACTGTATGCTTCACGGGTCGGATTAGCGAAGTCTGTATAGAAACGAAGTGCTTCAAGGCCAGGTGAGAAAGAGCGGTCCGGGAATCGGTCTGGGGTGATATGAAAAGTAACAAAACCGTTGGCATCGATCATGTCAGCGCCATTCTGCATCATGAGCGCAGCAATAATATCGGAAAAACGAGGGATATTGTCGGCCGTTCCAAGTGAAGCGCCGGAAACAATTATTTGTCCTGAGGGGTCGAGTCGTGAAATTTTAGCAACAGCTGCCAAGAATTGCTCCCAATCCGTTGGTGGGGTGGCGATGCTGTTACTGTTTAAAATGTCTTTATTATAGAACAGCGCTAATGTGTCGACCGCTAAAGGTAAACCGTAGACGGCCTCTGTTTTTGCTTCGTTCTTTCGAATAACATCATTTCCAACAACGTCAATAAATGCTTGCCGGACGTCGCTCGGTGTTAGTGACCGATTACTCCGTTCTTCAAAACCAGCTTTACTAAAATATGATTCAGCGGCAATGATTTCTGCCGTTGTTGTAGTGGCCGGGAGTGCCGCCAGCCGTGATTGATATTCGCCGAACCACGTGTTGTGAATTGAAAACAAATCAGGGCCGCGGTTTTCCGCCATGGCCTGCAGGAGCTGCTGCTCGTACTCTTCATAGCGAAGGAGGCGATAGTCGATAGTAACGTAAGGATGGGCTTGGCGGTAGGCACTTATAATGGGCGCCATTGTATCCTCGCCATCAAACACCCGCCAGTATTTTAAAGTGACCGGTTCTGGGGTGACTCGTTGCTGGCACCCTAACCCTAGTAGTGGGAAAGCAAGCAGCAGCAAACCGAGAAACAAGTAGCCACGTGTTTTTTGGGAGCTGGAATGGTTTGCTGAAAATAGCATGGCTTCAGTTTATCGCTGCTTGAGGTATTGAGCAAAATCTTTTCGAGTTTCTTTATTGGCGAGGGCGATATCGACCGTAGCTTTCAAGAAACCCAGTGGCGTGCCGCAGTCGAGGCGAGTACCGCTGTGCAGGTGCGCATATAGAGGATGTTTTTCTAAGTATGGTTGAAAGGCATCAGCAATGCGAAGTTCTTGATGTGGCTTTCGGGGTAGTCGTTTCAATGTAGATAGAAGCGCTGGGGTAATGATGGCGCGACCAATATTTGCGTAGGTCGATGGCGCACGTGATGGCGACGGCTTTTCAACAAAGCGAGTTACCCGTTGGAGGTTTTTTCGTACTGGTTGACCACCAATAATGCCGAAGCGAGATACGTCTCGTTTCGGAACTTTTGTTACCGTAATAACGGGTGCTTCAAATTCTTCATAAATGCGAATGGCTTCAGCTAGCGTTGGTGTATCGCTTAAAATTATTTCGTCGCCATACAGCATTGCAAACGGCTCATTTTTGAGCAGACTATAGGCCTCCAGAATGGCGTGCCCATCACCGAGGGGTTCTGGTTGGCGAATGTAGATGAAATTTGCTAGATCTGAAATGCGACGAACTTCTTTGAGTTGTTTTGTTTTCCCTGCTTTCTGTAATCGGGTTTCCAGTTCAAAATTACTGTCGAAATGATCTTCGATGGCTCGTTTTGATTGCCCCGTGATAATTATTATGTCAGTGATGCCAGCCGCTACAGCCTCTTCAACCACGTATTGGATAACTGGTTTGTCGACGAGGGTGAGCATTTCCTTCGGCTGCGCTTTTGTCGCCGGTAAAAAACGAGTGCCGAACCCTGCGGCAGGTATGACAGCTTTTGTAATGCGTTGCATGCGACCAGTGTAGCAAATTTTTTTATTCGCGTCCGTTTTCAATGACAAACGGTAGGTCCGCAATCTTTCGTTGACGGAGTCGCCAGACAATAATGAGCAGTACCCCTGCCAGACCAGCAACAGTAACTGGTAAGTAATCTAGCTGGCTAGTAGCCGGTACTATCGGCGCATTTTCATTTTTAAGCGGCGCAGCATCTACGGTTAAGTCCTCTATACCTCGCGCCAATAACCGAATGCCGGCAGCTGTTTGGCTGAGCAGGCCGACAGCAGTCACCGTTGTCGCTGGTGGAAAGGGCTGTCGGTCACTTACTTCAGCGGGTAAAATAACTCGAAAAGTTTCACCATCGTCAGTTTCTAAGTAGAAGCCACCGGTGGTTCCTTTCCCAACTGTTCCATGCACGCTCACTAATCGACCAAGATGATCTGCTGGGGTGAGTGCTGCCAGCGGAACTGGAACTATGGGAGTATCGTCAACGCCAAGGGGCGAGATAGTTTCTGCGGTTAGTCGTGCTTCGCCAGCTACAGTTTTAAGAGTGCCGCTAATTTGTAGAAGATCGTTGCTCGCTATACTGGCTGCCTCGGTTGGCGCTATGTCGATACGCAGATTTTCTGGAATACCGGTTGCAGAAATACGACCCAAGTAGAAAAATGTGTCACTCAGCGTGCCCGGTGCTGCCGTAACAGTTCCCGCAACCGTGACTTCGCCACGGAGGAGTACCGGTGGTGGTGCATCGCTACTGTTTGGTTTGTTTGGTGTTGGTTCCGTTGTCCATTGCCATTCGTCGTCTTCGTTTCGGCTGTAGCTAGCAGCTGAGTCGGCAGAATCGTACGTCACTTCGTCTACATCGTCTTCAGCTTCATTACTGAGTGTCAGGCTGTCGCCGGTGTTGTTGAGGGAAATTTTCGTTTTGGTTTTTTCCAAAACAAGAAATCCTCGGGCTGGCAGCGTGTCGTTTTCAGTGAAAGCGTACCGATGACCACCTTTGTCTTCTATGGCCCAGCCGAGAAGGTTGACGGGTGTGTCGTCGGCGTTCCAAAGTTCAATCCACTCTTCCCCAGTTGCTGGTCGTGGGAGAAGTTCATTGAGGCGCACCATTATTTTTTCAGTGCTGCGCCCGAGCACTTTTCCCTCGTTCCCAATGGTGAGGGTATGTTCCGTTGTTGCCGTTTCGCGCCGTGCTGTAGTGGCGGTTACTTCCACTGTATAGACGCCGGGCGAAGCGTACGTATATACAACCGTTCGGCCGGTGGCAGTTGACCCGTCGCCAAGTTGCCACGTAAACCAGAGTTGCTCATGGAGGTCATCTGTTGTGTCTTCAGTACTAAGGATAATCGGTGTCCCAACCGGTGCCTGTGCTGGAGCATCAAGATGAAGGTGAAGATTACTTTTCGTAACGGGTGCCACGGTTGCTGCTATATTTGGCGTTGGGTCATGCCATTCCCAATCGGTTATTCCTTTGGTGTAGGCCTTTCCAAGTGGTGCCGCAACAGTGTAGCGGACCGTTTGGCTTGCTTTAGTGCGGTTTGGCGGCGTAATGGTGACGGTGTCACCCAAAAAATTGTTGAGGGCAATGTTGGTTTCTGACCGGTACAACGTCACATAGCTATGAGGAGGCAGCATGGCAGGAATCGATTTTGAAGGCTGCAAAGTGAAGCGAGTCGTTGCGTCGGCGAGCACCCAACCGGCAAGCGGCACCGGTGCGTCGCTTTCGTTGAAGAGCTCAATAAACTCACCATCGTCGTCACCCAGTGGGTTCGGAAAAATTTCCGTAATAATAATTGCTGTGGGCAGAGGTGCAGCGTCCTTACTTGTCACCGTGCTCACCCCATTCGCCTCACCCTTGGTGGGGTTTGTGGCTACAGCGAAATCAACAGCGTCATTCCCTGTACTAACACCATCAGCGTTGCGTGCAATGCTTTGGCCGTCACTTGCCGTTGGTGCAGTTTTATTTGAATCGTCATTCGCGTTACCGTAGGTAACTGCGTCAATGACACGACCAGTTGCGTCGCGGAGCGTGATAGTATCGCCAGCGTTGTTCAGTTGGCCTTTTGGATTTGTCACAATTATGAATCGCTTTTCGTCAGTGCCAATGACACCGGTCAGATTTGTGATAGCGCGAGATGCATCAGTTAACGTCCAGCCAGTAAGCGACAATTCAGACGACGTCGTATTGATGAGCTCAACCCATTCGTCATCATCCGATTCGGGGTCAACAACAAGTTCATTGATGCGAATGTCTCCCCCGTTGTACTGCGCTGTCCCACTGCTGCCACTGCCACCACCAGTAGCCGGTGGTGGACTAGCTGGCGGCGGCGGTGTTTCTGTTGGTGTTAGCGTGACGACACCGGGGGTTGAAGGAACAATGGAAAAATCTGCGGCGTTATTATCGGTATCAGTGATGCCTGTTTCGGTTGCGGTGCGGGTGAGGCCAAAATTTTCGTCAGGGTTCGGTGCGGCGGCAGTCTCTACAATGCTGGCTGCGCCAAGGCCAAGTATGTCAACGATTGTTTCGCCAGCGTCGCTGTAGAGAACGATACTATTGTCTTTAGCGACTGAGGTTTGTGTTGAGTACGTAGCATCCGCCGGTTTTGAACCGGTGTAGCCAGTTGGATGGGCAATTAAAAAAACGCCGCCGGCTGGTAGCGTTACGTCAGGAAAAGCAGTCAGTAGATTTGATGCCGTACCACTGGCGGTGTGGCGAGTGAGCCGCCAATTGAGAAGTGAAACAGCCGTACCACCCGCATTATAGAGTTCAACAAATTCATCCGTACTGGTTGCGCCAGAAATTTGCACCTCATTAATCACTACATGTGGTGAAGCGGCCGTAGTGAATGACGCACCAAGGAACAGGAGGAGCACCCCAGTCGTTATAGAGAAGACTATTTTTTTCATGGTAACCCCAATACCATGCAGAGTAGTATATAGGTCGGAATAAATTTTTGAAATGGGAAAACAGCTCAGGCTTGCAGTGTGTATTTGTTTCCTCGCTAGCCGCGAGCTATACTCGTCTCGTCGCCGGAGTGGTGAAATTGGTATACACGCAAGGTTTAGGACCTTGTGGTCGCAAGACCGTGTGGGTTCGAGTCCCTCCTCCGGCACCAATAACGTTCATTATGACGAAGTCATAATGTATATAATGTCCGTAGTCTCGCGCAGGCGGGACACCAAGGAGCTGTCCGTAGTCCCGCGCAGGCGGGACACCAAGGAGCTGTCCGTAGTCCCGCGCAGGCGGGACACCAAGGAGCTGTCCGTAGTCCCGCTACATAAACTTTATTCCTGCTTGGCAGGAATGGATATGAAATCAGTTGTCCCGCGCAGGCGGGGCGCAGGCGGGACACCAAGTGAGCTGTGTTAGTCCCATTCAACCTCTTCGATTCATGAAATATCATAAGGAACTTACTGCGGCAGAGCGTGTACAGTACTTTTTGAGTTTGCTATTGCAAACGTCATTGCTCGTTGCCATTGGGTATGCTTTGGTGCTGAATAATTGGCATGTGCTTTTTATTTCCACTCTTTCATATTTTCTAACACTCCTCCCGGCGTTTATCAGTCGGAATGTCAGTATTCATCTACCGCTCGAGTTTGAGCTTGCGCTTATTGCTTTTGTCTACACCGCTATCTTCCTTGGCGAAGCAGGTAATTTTTATGCACTTTTTTGGTGGTGGGATGTGTTCTTGCACACACTGTCTGGACTTTTTTTTGGGTTCGCTGCGTTTCTCATCCTCTACACATTGTGGGTTTCAGGTCGGCTGGTGGCGAAACCGTATATCGTCGCAATTTTTGTTTGTGCCTTTGGTTTGGCGCTCGGCACTTTATGGGAAATATTTGAATTTTTTATTGATGCCACGCTCGGCACGTTTACCCAGGGCGGGAGTCTGCATGACACAATGTGGGATTTAATAAATGACTTTCTTGGTGCCATTACTTCTTCGCTCGTAGGGCTACTGTATATGAGGCGAGAAGGCATGTCTCGGGGTTTTTTTCATGTGCTCGTCCAGAAGTTCATTACTCGGAATCCAGAGTTGGTTCGTCTCATTGAAAAGAATTTATAGAAAGGAGGTGATTACATGCAGGTAAATATTTTCGCCGTTATCGCCGCGGCCATGGCAAATATGGTCATTGGTTATGCGTGGTATTCAACGGCACTCTTTGGTCAAAAGTGGATGGGGGCACTTGGATTGAACAAAGAGGTTGCTAAGGCGGGTATGGGAAAAGCCATAGCCCTTGGTTTTGTTACCGCCCTCATCACGTCGTACGTCTTAGGGGTGGCGATGATTTTGGCTGGTATCACGACGGCTGCGACTGGCGCGTTGGCTGGCTTCGTTATCGCAATTGGTCTCGTGGTAACCACAATGTACGGTGCAGTTATTTGGAGTGGTCGTTCACAAACGGCTTTTATAATTGAAGCCGCCTATCAACTCGTTACGTTCGCAGCTATGGCCTCGCTACTCGCCGTTTGGGGTTAAAATTTTTCGCGCAGAACTATTGAAGCAGCCCTGACAACAGGGCTTGCTTTTTTGTTCAGTTTTTATCATAATACCGACGTTCCCAGTTAGGAGGATACGTTGAAAAGCAACAAGAGTGGCCCTTAAAAAGGCCGAGTAGAAGAATCCAATCAGCGGGTAGTGGCAGAAGTTGAAGAGGAGTCGAAGGATTGGAAACGCAAGAGTCGCCCGGTACTTTGCCGGGCATTCACAATCGGGGTGAGATTCCCCGAATTGTCATGGCCCTGAGTGGTTCAAACGCCACGAAGGGGTGGGCTAGGTTCTATCGTGTCGGTTGCGGCGGCCAGATGGCTGTTGAAATGAGCGTTGAAGACGCTCGGGCTAAAGCCGCGATGATACTCAGTAGCTGGCCTTTTGGTGGTGAGGTTATCGAAGAGCGTCGAGAACGCCGTTTTTATCTCTTCATCATCAAGAACCAGCCGTAGGTCTGAGCCCTACTATAGGGGGCTCTGGGGGATGCGCACGGAGGAACTCCTCCACTCGTGCGCATCCCCTCAAAATTTAGTAATTTTTTATTTGGTTTCTCCCTTTCAGTTGTGCGTCGGATGTGGTAAAATTGACTCATTCGTTG harbors:
- a CDS encoding extracellular solute-binding protein, translated to MAPIISAYRQAHPYVTIDYRLLRYEEYEQQLLQAMAENRGPDLFSIHNTWFGEYQSRLAALPATTTTAEIIAAESYFSKAGFEERSNRSLTPSDVRQAFIDVVGNDVIRKNEAKTEAVYGLPLAVDTLALFYNKDILNSNSIATPPTDWEQFLAAVAKISRLDPSGQIIVSGASLGTADNIPRFSDIIAALMMQNGADMIDANGFVTFHITPDRFPDRSFSPGLEALRFYTDFANPTREAYSWNDEMPDALEAFITGRSAFFFGYSYQIPTIRARAPQLHWGVTQLPQADRANNTVNIANYWTEVVAKSSPNQEVAWDFLQFAAKNEQAKTYLDATGKPPALRSLIGEYQSDPVRGPFTSQLLTAKSWYRGRDAAAAEKAFRDLVAAIPTLEKPTDLKTIVGTAVQRINQTIR
- a CDS encoding UTP--glucose-1-phosphate uridylyltransferase; this translates as MQRITKAVIPAAGFGTRFLPATKAQPKEMLTLVDKPVIQYVVEEAVAAGITDIIIITGQSKRAIEDHFDSNFELETRLQKAGKTKQLKEVRRISDLANFIYIRQPEPLGDGHAILEAYSLLKNEPFAMLYGDEIILSDTPTLAEAIRIYEEFEAPVITVTKVPKRDVSRFGIIGGQPVRKNLQRVTRFVEKPSPSRAPSTYANIGRAIITPALLSTLKRLPRKPHQELRIADAFQPYLEKHPLYAHLHSGTRLDCGTPLGFLKATVDIALANKETRKDFAQYLKQR
- a CDS encoding lamin tail domain-containing protein; translation: MKKIVFSITTGVLLLFLGASFTTAASPHVVINEVQISGATSTDEFVELYNAGGTAVSLLNWRLTRHTASGTASNLLTAFPDVTLPAGGVFLIAHPTGYTGSKPADATYSTQTSVAKDNSIVLYSDAGETIVDILGLGAASIVETAAAPNPDENFGLTRTATETGITDTDNNAADFSIVPSTPGVVTLTPTETPPPPASPPPATGGGSGSSGTAQYNGGDIRINELVVDPESDDDEWVELINTTSSELSLTGWTLTDASRAITNLTGVIGTDEKRFIIVTNPKGQLNNAGDTITLRDATGRVIDAVTYGNANDDSNKTAPTASDGQSIARNADGVSTGNDAVDFAVATNPTKGEANGVSTVTSKDAAPLPTAIIITEIFPNPLGDDDGEFIELFNESDAPVPLAGWVLADATTRFTLQPSKSIPAMLPPHSYVTLYRSETNIALNNFLGDTVTITPPNRTKASQTVRYTVAAPLGKAYTKGITDWEWHDPTPNIAATVAPVTKSNLHLHLDAPAQAPVGTPIILSTEDTTDDLHEQLWFTWQLGDGSTATGRTVVYTYASPGVYTVEVTATTARRETATTEHTLTIGNEGKVLGRSTEKIMVRLNELLPRPATGEEWIELWNADDTPVNLLGWAIEDKGGHRYAFTENDTLPARGFLVLEKTKTKISLNNTGDSLTLSNEAEDDVDEVTYDSADSAASYSRNEDDEWQWTTEPTPNKPNSSDAPPPVLLRGEVTVAGTVTAAPGTLSDTFFYLGRISATGIPENLRIDIAPTEAASIASNDLLQISGTLKTVAGEARLTAETISPLGVDDTPIVPVPLAALTPADHLGRLVSVHGTVGKGTTGGFYLETDDGETFRVILPAEVSDRQPFPPATTVTAVGLLSQTAAGIRLLARGIEDLTVDAAPLKNENAPIVPATSQLDYLPVTVAGLAGVLLIIVWRLRQRKIADLPFVIENGRE
- a CDS encoding DUF1761 domain-containing protein, translated to MQVNIFAVIAAAMANMVIGYAWYSTALFGQKWMGALGLNKEVAKAGMGKAIALGFVTALITSYVLGVAMILAGITTAATGALAGFVIAIGLVVTTMYGAVIWSGRSQTAFIIEAAYQLVTFAAMASLLAVWG